Proteins encoded in a region of the Corynebacterium breve genome:
- a CDS encoding MFS transporter: protein MRKGSVAYKRATIAMLAVGLAIFNALYATQALLPTLVDDLGISPTEAAMTVSATTGALAIFIVPFSILSEKFGRGRVLIISALLATTLGLMLPLAQDAGQLIAMRALQGAMIAGTPAVAMAWLSEEIHSDDLPGAMGLYIAGNTIGGLTGRLIPAGLLELTTWRWSLVISGSVALGFAIIMALLLPRQRNFTPKNISLSGELRAMAGHLSNPRLLALFTTAFLGMGVFVSLYNFFGFRMVDHFGLTPSMIGLVFIMYLSGTWSSAQAGNFIRAFGRGRVVLGGAALMLLGVVACMSGNLIITLIGLFIFTASFFAMHSTASGWVGQVVKKHRAEASSMYLLFYYVGSSVIGAATGSAFEHLSWTGFIGVLAAMVAVLIAVAAALALSTRR, encoded by the coding sequence ATGCGCAAAGGATCAGTAGCCTACAAACGAGCGACAATCGCCATGTTGGCCGTTGGCCTTGCAATCTTCAACGCGCTCTACGCCACACAGGCGCTGCTGCCCACGCTTGTCGACGACCTAGGCATCTCACCTACCGAAGCCGCCATGACTGTATCGGCGACCACCGGAGCGTTAGCCATCTTCATCGTGCCGTTTTCCATCCTGTCGGAGAAGTTTGGGCGTGGACGGGTACTGATCATCTCGGCATTGCTCGCGACAACACTCGGCCTTATGCTGCCTCTCGCCCAGGACGCCGGTCAGCTCATCGCCATGCGCGCCCTGCAAGGCGCGATGATCGCCGGCACCCCGGCGGTGGCGATGGCGTGGCTCTCCGAAGAAATTCATTCCGATGATCTGCCCGGCGCGATGGGCCTGTATATCGCAGGCAACACCATCGGCGGGCTCACAGGCCGACTAATTCCCGCTGGCCTGCTCGAGCTCACCACCTGGCGCTGGTCCCTTGTCATCAGTGGCTCTGTGGCTCTCGGCTTTGCCATCATCATGGCACTATTGCTTCCCCGCCAGCGCAACTTCACCCCGAAGAACATCAGCCTCTCCGGCGAACTCAGGGCAATGGCAGGACACCTTTCCAACCCTCGCCTGCTGGCACTTTTCACCACAGCGTTCCTAGGGATGGGCGTGTTCGTCTCTTTGTATAACTTCTTTGGATTCCGCATGGTGGACCACTTCGGACTCACCCCATCCATGATCGGATTGGTGTTCATCATGTACCTTTCCGGCACATGGTCGTCTGCCCAAGCCGGCAACTTCATCCGCGCCTTTGGGCGAGGTCGAGTCGTGTTGGGTGGCGCCGCGCTCATGCTGCTGGGTGTCGTGGCGTGCATGTCAGGAAACCTGATCATCACCTTGATCGGCCTTTTCATTTTCACCGCCAGTTTCTTCGCCATGCACTCCACCGCATCCGGCTGGGTGGGGCAAGTGGTGAAAAAGCACCGCGCCGAAGCATCCAGCATGTATCTGCTGTTTTACTACGTCGGTTCTTCCGTTATTGGTGCGGCAACCGGTAGCGCATTCGAGCATCTCTCCTGGACCGGCTTCATCGGAGTCCTCGCAGCGATGGTCGCTGTTTTGATCGCCGTAGCCGCAGCACTGGCGCTGAGCACACGACGCTAG
- a CDS encoding TM0106 family RecB-like putative nuclease: protein MEPRKNSATSALYAVKAADLVGCRYRLRQRVEHPEVGPTSEGVARISRVQAAREKVMSLLPQRPAIGDGRRRAFRRTDLTGPDTELATLEALFDQDHVITGAQLSGWVDGAYVTSEIDVLVRQEDGTYLPVMISNHRVARPSATSTMRYIATHRLGLGQALEARAQQRHHTIDGYRAALAHLLLDQMGLGCPEAAVIGQERERAYLAAVAPYVEAVREALVQPTPTEPRRLKQCATCRFWTLCEPELRAVDEISLVFPGERARVFRDKGIHTVQGAIAAGIGEPSAVARAWRDGVPVLSRVETTSAPRADVEIDIDMEAYLDQGAYLWGAYDGIEYRAFVLWDEVGGEVEAQNFAEFWTWLMDRRQAAYDAGQTFAAYCYAAGGENHWLLSSARRFGVVSEAEIKAFIASDEWIDIFAYVRKQFVGPDGLGLKVVAPVAGYDWEDDIDGEASIALRRAGRLGDLAAREMLLRYNEDDCRATRAVREFLDANAPGVPRI, encoded by the coding sequence GTGGAACCTCGCAAAAATTCTGCTACCAGCGCCTTGTATGCGGTCAAAGCAGCCGACCTAGTAGGCTGCCGCTACCGCCTGCGCCAACGCGTTGAGCATCCCGAAGTAGGTCCCACCAGCGAAGGCGTAGCGCGGATTTCCCGTGTGCAGGCTGCCCGCGAGAAAGTCATGTCGCTCCTGCCGCAGCGCCCCGCCATCGGTGACGGCAGGCGCCGCGCTTTTCGACGAACAGACCTCACCGGGCCGGACACCGAACTAGCTACCTTGGAGGCCTTGTTCGACCAAGACCATGTGATTACGGGTGCGCAACTTTCCGGCTGGGTCGACGGTGCTTACGTGACAAGCGAGATTGATGTACTTGTGCGCCAGGAGGACGGGACCTACCTGCCCGTGATGATCTCCAATCACCGAGTTGCGCGGCCGAGTGCCACATCAACGATGCGCTACATCGCCACCCACCGCCTCGGCCTGGGGCAGGCGCTGGAGGCCCGGGCGCAACAGCGCCACCACACCATTGACGGTTACCGAGCCGCGCTGGCCCACCTGTTGCTTGATCAGATGGGCTTGGGGTGCCCCGAGGCCGCCGTGATCGGTCAGGAGCGCGAACGTGCGTATCTTGCGGCAGTTGCCCCATATGTCGAAGCGGTGCGCGAGGCCCTAGTGCAACCCACTCCGACGGAGCCACGCCGTTTGAAGCAGTGCGCGACGTGCCGATTCTGGACGTTGTGCGAGCCGGAGCTGCGCGCTGTTGACGAAATCTCTCTTGTCTTTCCCGGCGAACGCGCCCGCGTCTTCCGTGACAAAGGTATTCACACAGTCCAGGGGGCCATCGCTGCCGGCATTGGTGAACCTTCTGCTGTCGCTCGCGCGTGGCGCGATGGGGTGCCAGTGCTCTCCCGAGTCGAAACGACCAGTGCCCCGCGAGCAGACGTAGAAATTGATATCGACATGGAGGCCTACCTCGATCAAGGCGCCTATTTGTGGGGCGCTTACGACGGCATCGAGTATCGCGCTTTTGTCCTCTGGGATGAGGTCGGCGGAGAGGTCGAGGCCCAGAATTTCGCCGAGTTTTGGACCTGGCTGATGGATCGTCGACAAGCTGCTTATGACGCGGGCCAAACCTTCGCGGCGTACTGCTATGCAGCGGGTGGGGAGAACCACTGGTTGTTGTCGTCGGCAAGACGCTTCGGCGTGGTCTCTGAGGCCGAGATCAAAGCGTTTATCGCCTCCGATGAGTGGATCGACATCTTTGCCTACGTGCGCAAACAGTTCGTCGGACCGGACGGTTTGGGGCTCAAAGTAGTGGCTCCGGTCGCAGGTTACGACTGGGAGGACGACATAGACGGCGAAGCATCGATTGCTTTACGACGAGCCGGCCGCCTCGGCGACCTAGCTGCGCGGGAGATGCTGCTGCGCTACAACGAAGACGATTGCCGTGCAACCAGGGCCGTGCGCGAGTTCTTGGATGCGAACGCCCCGGGAGTGCCACGGATCTAG
- a CDS encoding DUF6474 family protein, with protein sequence MGLFESIRKSRAKTKAEIAAAKKRAKQEAKEAAKLDLKREKLLDQAEKRLVKEEKNAMKKQRKHEDKLAKNELKKIQEGRINAKTMNRWVGALRVALPVLLPLIYRGITALQEQGLTQKASKVGVTPEQMAQYAGHGAELKARIEGVRNSLDASSQLPSGFKRDADDRLKELSTATDNAEYMAPEQRRRAHAAIERDIKSLTAQIQDKIKA encoded by the coding sequence ATGGGCCTGTTCGAATCGATCCGTAAGTCACGCGCTAAGACCAAAGCTGAAATCGCTGCCGCAAAGAAGCGCGCGAAGCAAGAGGCAAAGGAAGCGGCAAAGCTCGACCTCAAGCGCGAAAAGCTGCTCGATCAGGCAGAAAAGCGCCTGGTTAAAGAAGAGAAGAACGCGATGAAGAAGCAGCGCAAGCACGAGGACAAGCTTGCGAAGAACGAGCTGAAGAAGATCCAGGAAGGTCGCATTAACGCAAAGACCATGAACCGCTGGGTTGGTGCGCTTCGCGTTGCGCTACCGGTTCTCCTTCCACTGATTTACCGTGGCATCACCGCACTGCAGGAGCAGGGCCTGACCCAAAAGGCTTCCAAGGTCGGCGTTACCCCTGAGCAGATGGCACAGTACGCAGGCCATGGCGCAGAGCTGAAGGCACGCATCGAAGGTGTACGCAATTCCCTCGACGCTTCTTCGCAGCTTCCTTCCGGTTTCAAGCGCGATGCCGATGACCGTCTCAAGGAGCTGTCTACCGCAACTGATAATGCTGAGTACATGGCACCAGAGCAGCGCCGTCGCGCACACGCCGCGATTGAACGTGACATCAAGTCTCTGACCGCGCAGATCCAGGACAAGATCAAGGCTTAA